In Leucoraja erinacea ecotype New England chromosome 15, Leri_hhj_1, whole genome shotgun sequence, the following proteins share a genomic window:
- the LOC129703890 gene encoding ankyrin repeat domain-containing protein 1-like, giving the protein MVMLRVEDLVTGKKSSGTAGGWEAASRRVQEEFGNGGYCSAVAIEKQDDLKTQTEPFPFIPSHKHQKEKLQPEAHSKNIKSLDQRLKLETLDDLQFIVRLKKKKKSKTIVAEPPKEQEPEIISEVVDVETFWRAALENKPQVVDKYLADGGLPDACDQFNRTALHRACSEGNEEIVLKLLNAGASMEFRDMLDGTAVHWSCRGGSLEVLKTLLNKDAAVNARDKLFSTPLHVAVRTGHYECAEHLIACGADLNAKDMEGDTPMHDAVRLSRYRLMKLLMIYGAKPTLKNCNGQTPLDLVLQWQTGTKEILNQFVETSHASSK; this is encoded by the exons ATGGTGATGCTGCGAGTTGAAGATCTG GTGACCGGCAAGAAGAGCTCGGGTACAGCCGGCGGCTGGGAGGCAGCTTCGCGCAGGGTGCAAGAGGAATTTGGAAACGGAGGATACTGTTCCGCGGTGGCGATCGAGAAACAAGATGACCTGAAGACTCAGACAGAGCCATTCCCCTTCATACCCAGCCACAAGCATCAGAAGGAGAAACTTCAGCCTGAGGCTCACAGCAAGAAT ATAAAATCGCTGGACCAGAGGCTGAAGCTTGAAACTCTAGATGATCTTCAATTCATCGTGCGGttgaaaaagaagaagaaatccAAGACTATTGTCGCGGAGCCACCAAAGGAACAAGAACCCGAAATTATA AGTGAAGTTGTAGATGTGGAAACGTTCTGGAGGGCAGCACTGGAGAACAAGCCGCAGGTGGTGGACAAATACCTGGCCGATGGCGGCCTGCCCGATGCGTGTGACCAG TTTAACAGGACCGCCCTGCATCGTGCTTGCTCAGAGGGAAATGAGGAGATTGTGCTGAAACTCTTGAACGCCGGAGCCTCCATGGAGTTTCGCGACATG CTCGACGGGACAGCGGTGCATTGGTCTTGCCGCGGTGGAAGTCTGGAAGTTTTAAAAACATTGTTAAATAAAGACGCAGCTGTTAATGCCAGAGACAAG TTATTCAGCACTCCTTTGCACGTCGCTGTCAGAACCGGACATTATGAATGTGCTGAGCATCTCATTGCGTGTGGAGCAGACCTGAATGCCAAAGACATG GAAGGAGACACACCTATGCACGATGCAGTGCGACTGAGCCGTTACCGACTAATGAAGCTGCTGATGATTTACGGAGCCAAACCCACATTAAAAAACTGC AATGGACAAACACCACTAGACCTGGTTCTTCAGTGGCAAACTGGCACCAAGGAAATACTTAACCAATTTGTGGAAACCTCACATGCTTCATCAAAATGA